The following are from one region of the Entelurus aequoreus isolate RoL-2023_Sb linkage group LG17, RoL_Eaeq_v1.1, whole genome shotgun sequence genome:
- the LOC133632501 gene encoding zinc finger protein 771-like isoform X2 — translation MDDYCYAKMATSAKREHERESAPPTENNLKSEDEDIQQLIGNPEEVSPQLGGSSTLKQETPQPPCIKKEEEELCITQEGECLLGREEADYTKFPLSILSVKTEDDEEKPQVVNLLAPLSDSEAKDEVEEPMSRKTDCKELPLQPKEGSSTLKQEASQPPHIKKEEEELCITQEGECLLGREEADYTKFPLSILSVKTENDEEKPQVDNFLAPLSDSEAEDEVGKPLSSDTDCEGDMRTHTDNKHSECSTKKRGKKCLSCSICGQSFTKKSRLTRHMRTHTGEKPFKCSVCGKGFSQNSILTQHMRTHTGEKPFKCSVCGVSFSRNSHVAQHMRTHTGEKPFSCSVCGKSFSQTSNVTEHMRTHTGKKTFNCSICGKNYSILSSLSRHMKTHRDEKTLNCSACGKSFSVKSHLTQHMRTHTGEKQFNCSVCGKSFPHSSSLCRHMRTHAGEKTFSCSVCCKRFTHNADAVKHIRTHKGK, via the coding sequence acatccagcagctgatcggtaatccagaagaagtttcccctcagttaggggggagctccactttgaagcaggagactccacaaccaccctgcattaaaaaggaagaggaggaactctgcatcactcaggagggagagtgtcttctaggacgagaggaagctgattacaccaagtttccactgagtattctctctgtgaagactgaagatgatgaagaaaaACCACAAGTAgtcaacctcttagctccactatcagatagtgaggcgaaagacgaggttgaagaacctatGAGTAGGAAAACTGACTGTAAAGAACTTCCCCTTCAGCCTAAGGAGggcagctccactttgaagcaggaggcttcacagccccctcacattaaaaaggaagaggaggaactctgcatcactcaggagggagagtgtcttctaggacgagaggaagctgattacaccaagtttccactgagtattctctctgtgaagactgaaaatgatgaagagaaaccacaagtagacaacttcttagctccactatcagatagtgaggctgaagacgaggttggaaaacctttgagcagcgatacagactgtgaaggtgatatgaggactcacactgacaacaaacactctgaatgctctacgaagaagagaggtaaaaaatGTTTGAGCTGTTCAATTTGTGGtcaaagttttactaaaaagagccgtttgactcgacacatgagaacacacacaggtgaaaaaccatttaagtgttcagtttgtggcaaaggtttttctcaaaatagcattttgactcaacacatgagaacacacacaggtgaaaaaccatttaaatgttcagtttgtggcgtaagcttttctcgaaatagccatgtggctcaacacatgagaacacacacaggtgaaaaaccatttagttgttcagtttgtggcaaaagcttttctcaaactaGCAAtgtgactgaacacatgagaacacacacaggtaaaaaaacatttaactgtTCGATTTGTGGTAAAAACTATTCTATTTTGAGCAGTTTGTCtcgacacatgaaaacacacagagATGAAAAAACATTGAATTGTTCAGcatgtggcaaaagcttttctgttaagagccatttgactcaacacatgagaacacacacaggtgaaaaacaatttaattgttcagtttgtggcaaaagctttcctCATAGCAGCTCTTtgtgtcgacacatgagaacacacgctggagaaaaaacatttagttgttcagtgtgctgtaaaaggttcacacataatgcagacgcagtaaaacacataagaacacacaagggaaaataa
- the LOC133632501 gene encoding zinc finger protein 771-like isoform X1: MDDYCYAKMATSAKREHERESAPPTSSKSPTEIKTKDEDIQQLIGNPEEVSPQLGGSSTLKQETPQPPCIKKEEEELCITQEGECLLGREEADYTKFPLSILSVKTEDDEEKPQVVNLLAPLSDSEAKDEVEEPMSRKTDCKELPLQPKEGSSTLKQEASQPPHIKKEEEELCITQEGECLLGREEADYTKFPLSILSVKTENDEEKPQVDNFLAPLSDSEAEDEVGKPLSSDTDCEGDMRTHTDNKHSECSTKKRGKKCLSCSICGQSFTKKSRLTRHMRTHTGEKPFKCSVCGKGFSQNSILTQHMRTHTGEKPFKCSVCGVSFSRNSHVAQHMRTHTGEKPFSCSVCGKSFSQTSNVTEHMRTHTGKKTFNCSICGKNYSILSSLSRHMKTHRDEKTLNCSACGKSFSVKSHLTQHMRTHTGEKQFNCSVCGKSFPHSSSLCRHMRTHAGEKTFSCSVCCKRFTHNADAVKHIRTHKGK; encoded by the exons atggacgactactgctatgctaagatggcgacgtccgctaaaagagaacatgaaagagaatcagcgccaccaacttccagcaaatcaccaacggagataaagacgaaagatgaag acatccagcagctgatcggtaatccagaagaagtttcccctcagttaggggggagctccactttgaagcaggagactccacaaccaccctgcattaaaaaggaagaggaggaactctgcatcactcaggagggagagtgtcttctaggacgagaggaagctgattacaccaagtttccactgagtattctctctgtgaagactgaagatgatgaagaaaaACCACAAGTAgtcaacctcttagctccactatcagatagtgaggcgaaagacgaggttgaagaacctatGAGTAGGAAAACTGACTGTAAAGAACTTCCCCTTCAGCCTAAGGAGggcagctccactttgaagcaggaggcttcacagccccctcacattaaaaaggaagaggaggaactctgcatcactcaggagggagagtgtcttctaggacgagaggaagctgattacaccaagtttccactgagtattctctctgtgaagactgaaaatgatgaagagaaaccacaagtagacaacttcttagctccactatcagatagtgaggctgaagacgaggttggaaaacctttgagcagcgatacagactgtgaaggtgatatgaggactcacactgacaacaaacactctgaatgctctacgaagaagagaggtaaaaaatGTTTGAGCTGTTCAATTTGTGGtcaaagttttactaaaaagagccgtttgactcgacacatgagaacacacacaggtgaaaaaccatttaagtgttcagtttgtggcaaaggtttttctcaaaatagcattttgactcaacacatgagaacacacacaggtgaaaaaccatttaaatgttcagtttgtggcgtaagcttttctcgaaatagccatgtggctcaacacatgagaacacacacaggtgaaaaaccatttagttgttcagtttgtggcaaaagcttttctcaaactaGCAAtgtgactgaacacatgagaacacacacaggtaaaaaaacatttaactgtTCGATTTGTGGTAAAAACTATTCTATTTTGAGCAGTTTGTCtcgacacatgaaaacacacagagATGAAAAAACATTGAATTGTTCAGcatgtggcaaaagcttttctgttaagagccatttgactcaacacatgagaacacacacaggtgaaaaacaatttaattgttcagtttgtggcaaaagctttcctCATAGCAGCTCTTtgtgtcgacacatgagaacacacgctggagaaaaaacatttagttgttcagtgtgctgtaaaaggttcacacataatgcagacgcagtaaaacacataagaacacacaagggaaaataa